A region from the Cuculus canorus isolate bCucCan1 chromosome 14, bCucCan1.pri, whole genome shotgun sequence genome encodes:
- the SOWAHA gene encoding ankyrin repeat domain-containing protein SOWAHA, with protein MSGPELSPGAVLRFLRARGGRVRNAELLSAFRPRLEGGGDAAARRERFKAAVNAVAVVKERDGTKFVVLRRELRAAPPPGGDVGPAGRSPPPSPRAVAELRGLFQGGGAGVPMPGGGAARREPLPKPCMLPVRCVPPPGAAGPPPAPQEHRAPPPPPELGARSSPAPPVHEARAPLSPPEGKRRSLLSPPEKERRSSWSCPEERTKSPLSPSEEGMGSLLSPPEEEPGSRSPGPRQVPRSHRASEEPSAVPLEEAEHRWLVLAAGGQWTQQLHGLLLGDSSLAARRDFISGFTALHWAAKSGNCDMVTNIIRAAEKGGTRVNVDARSHGGYTALHLAAIHGQEKIITMLVYSYRANTDLRDYSGKKPHQYLKEGASSAVRRLLGDPSLAHSAEPSVPIKKTTKLAASILSSTSTFLGVISDDMAFYDLTKGLRKPSSLNKLLAATTGPRRKPKTRRGFPSYSSLSEVTEDEEEEIVMKRRPVSELFFGH; from the coding sequence ATGTCGGGGCCGGAGCTGAGCCCCGGGGCAGTGCTGCGGTTCCTGCGGGCTCGCGGCGGGCGGGTTCGGAACGCGGAGCTGCTGAGCGCGTTCCGCCCGCGGCTGGAGGGCGGCGGGGACGCGGCGGCGCGGCGGGAGCGCTTCAAGGCGGCCGTCAACGCCGTGGCCGTGGTGAAGGAGCGCGACGGCACCAAGTTCGTGGTGCTGCGGCGGGAGCTGCGCGCCGCCCCTCCGCCGGGGGGCGATGTGGGCCCCGCGGGGCGCTCCCCGCCGCCGTCCCCCCGCGCCGTGGCCGAGCTGCGGGGGCTCTTCCagggcggcggggcgggggtgCCGATGCCCGGCGGCGGGGCGGCTCGGCGGGAGCCCCTGCCCAAGCCCTGCATGCTGCCCGTGCGCTGCGTGCCGCCCCCCGGCGCCGCGggccccccgcccgccccgcagGAGCATcgggccccgccgccgccccccgaGCTGGGGGCTCGCTCCTCGCCGGCACCCCCCGTGCATGAGGCTCGGGCCCCGCTGTCGCCCCCCGAGGGGAAGCGGAGGTCCCTCCTGTCACCCCCGGAGAAGGAGCGCAGGTCCTCATGGTCGTGCCCAGAGGAGAGGACCAAATCCCCGTTGTCCCCCTcggaggaggggatggggtccctcctgtcccccccagaGGAGGAGCCGGGGTCCCGCTCTCCCGGGCCGCGGCAGGTGCCCCGGAGCCACCGTGCGAGCGAGGAGCCGTCGGCGGTGCCGCTGGAGGAGGCCGAGCACCGGTGGCTGGTGCTGGCGGCCGGCGGGCAGTGGACGCAGCAGCTCCACGGGTTGCTGCTGGGCGATTCCAGCTTGGCCGCCCGCAGGGACTTCATCTCCGGCTTCACCGCCCTGCACTGGGCCGCCAAGAGTGGCAACTGCGACATGGTGACCAACATCATCCGAGCGGCCGAGAAGGGAGGCACCCGCGTCAACGTGGACGCCAGGTCGCACGGCGGCTACACCGCGCTCCACTTGGCTGCCATACACGGCCAGGAGAAGATCATCACCATGCTGGTCTACAGCTACCGCGCCAACACCGACCTGAGGGACTACAGTGGGAAGAAGCCGCACCAGTACTTGAAGGAAGGGGCCTCCTCGGCGGTCAGGCGCCTGCTGGGGGACCCGAGCCTTGCCCACAGTGCGGAGCCCTCTGTGCCTATCAAGAAGACCACGAAGCTTGCAGCTTCCATCTTGAGCTCCACGAGCACTTTCCTGGGAGTCATATCTGATGACATGGCTTTCTACGATCTCACCAAAGGTTTAAGGAAGCCCTCATCCTTAAACAAGCTCCTGGCTGCCACTACGGGCCCGAGGAGGAAGCCAAAGACCAGAAGGGGCTTCCCTTCGTATTCTTCCCTCTCTGAGGTAACGGAGGACGAGGAAGAGGAGATTGTCATGAAACGCAGACCAGTTTCTGAGCTGTTCTTTGGCCACTAG